Proteins from a single region of Desulfobacter postgatei 2ac9:
- a CDS encoding helix-turn-helix domain-containing protein yields MGKYQFDSLIDKPRSGRTPLIHSEMHDEVIDIVKKNPRQLKSAITEIQEKFGKKVSVKTLKLDDPVFGIRQCHNIGKCKGWSSRWYNTNYSS; encoded by the coding sequence ATGGGAAAATATCAATTTGACTCTTTAATTGATAAACCACGTTCTGGAAGAACGCCGCTGATCCATAGTGAGATGCATGATGAAGTTATTGATATTGTGAAGAAAAATCCAAGACAACTTAAAAGTGCCATTACTGAAATACAGGAAAAATTTGGTAAAAAAGTCAGCGTAAAAACCCTGAAACTCGATGATCCAGTTTTTGGGATTAGACAATGTCACAATATTGGAAAATGTAAAGGCTGGTCAAGTCGATGGTATAATACCAACTATTCCAGCTGA
- a CDS encoding helix-turn-helix domain-containing protein, whose amino-acid sequence MRRTGKKFISPIEPLALKWLSLIEFSDEESNRTKLRAQAIRLSNSGYSISQISQICLTTQETVSKWIDGWENINLTL is encoded by the coding sequence ATGAGACGTACGGGTAAAAAATTTATTTCTCCAATTGAGCCGTTGGCATTAAAATGGCTGTCACTTATTGAATTTTCGGATGAAGAGTCAAACCGTACTAAACTCAGGGCTCAAGCAATCCGATTGAGCAACTCTGGGTATAGTATCAGTCAGATTTCACAAATATGTTTGACCACTCAGGAAACAGTTTCGAAGTGGATTGATGGATGGGAAAATATCAATTTGACTCTTTAA
- the rfaE1 gene encoding D-glycero-beta-D-manno-heptose-7-phosphate kinase encodes MINIDHFKALRVLVIGDLMLDEYLWGRVDRISPEAPVPVVAVEKTSHTLGGAGNVINNLSAMGATVFAMGTVGKGPAGRDVLKMLGALNVDVTGVISESDRPTTRKTRIIAASQQMLRIDREVMHRISAHTLEELTRILAGYIDKMDLVIISDYDKGLVTRELVARIVELANKSGVMTLADPKSMDFSKYMGVSVLTPNKREAAIAAGMQIQTPEEMEAAAAKIMALAGLEKLLITCGKAGMVLYETGKPAVAIASKARQVFDVSGAGDTVISILGLGLASGATFKAAAGLANLAAGIVVAKVGTATASIDELKQCVMVNV; translated from the coding sequence ATGATAAACATTGATCACTTTAAAGCGCTGCGGGTGCTTGTCATCGGGGACTTAATGCTCGATGAGTACCTGTGGGGAAGGGTAGACAGAATTTCACCGGAGGCGCCTGTGCCTGTGGTGGCCGTGGAAAAGACCAGCCATACACTGGGCGGAGCCGGCAATGTGATAAATAACCTTTCAGCTATGGGGGCAACGGTCTTCGCCATGGGTACCGTGGGTAAGGGGCCGGCCGGCCGTGATGTTTTAAAAATGCTTGGAGCCTTGAACGTTGATGTCACAGGGGTGATCAGTGAATCGGACCGGCCTACAACACGTAAAACCAGAATCATTGCAGCCAGTCAGCAAATGCTGCGCATTGACAGGGAAGTCATGCACCGGATCAGTGCCCATACGCTTGAGGAATTAACTCGGATTCTTGCCGGTTACATAGACAAAATGGATCTTGTTATCATTTCAGATTATGATAAGGGTTTGGTAACCCGTGAGCTTGTAGCACGTATTGTTGAACTGGCAAACAAATCAGGCGTAATGACCCTGGCCGATCCCAAGTCCATGGATTTTTCCAAATACATGGGGGTAAGCGTTTTGACCCCTAATAAAAGAGAAGCTGCAATTGCCGCGGGTATGCAGATTCAAACTCCCGAAGAGATGGAAGCGGCTGCAGCAAAGATCATGGCTTTGGCCGGGCTTGAAAAACTTCTTATTACCTGCGGAAAGGCCGGTATGGTCCTTTATGAAACCGGAAAACCGGCTGTCGCTATTGCATCCAAAGCAAGGCAGGTCTTTGATGTGTCCGGGGCCGGAGATACGGTTATCTCTATTTTAGGCCTGGGGTTGGCATCAGGTGCCACGTTTAAAGCGGCTGCCGGGCTGGCCAATCTTGCGGCAGGTATTGTCGTGGCTAAAGTCGGTACCGCAACCGCATCAATTGATGAGCTAAAACAGTGTGTTATGGTTAATGTTTGA
- the thrH gene encoding bifunctional phosphoserine phosphatase/homoserine phosphotransferase ThrH, whose translation MKILVADLEGVFLPEIWINVAKKTGIEELKLTTRDISDYDVLMTKRLSILDEHNLTLKDIQDVIAGLDPLDGAKEMLDWIRKRTQIIILSDTFEEFAGPLMEKLGFPALLCHNLTVDATNRIIGYNLRIDNQKARAVKALQGLNYHVIAFGDSYNDTGMILSADQGFFFKPPESITKDFPDIPITRSYDELQVMLTTLLAN comes from the coding sequence ATGAAAATACTTGTTGCAGATCTGGAAGGGGTCTTTTTGCCTGAAATCTGGATTAATGTGGCGAAAAAAACGGGGATTGAGGAACTTAAACTCACCACCCGGGATATCAGCGATTATGATGTGCTTATGACCAAGCGTCTATCCATACTTGATGAGCATAATCTGACACTTAAGGATATTCAGGATGTCATTGCAGGCCTTGACCCCCTTGATGGCGCAAAGGAGATGTTGGACTGGATCCGGAAACGCACTCAGATCATTATCCTGTCCGATACCTTTGAAGAGTTTGCAGGGCCGCTTATGGAAAAATTAGGCTTTCCTGCACTTCTCTGCCATAATCTTACCGTGGACGCAACAAACCGGATTATCGGATACAATTTGAGAATTGACAATCAGAAAGCCCGGGCCGTCAAAGCCCTTCAAGGTTTGAATTATCATGTTATTGCGTTTGGAGATTCCTACAATGATACCGGGATGATCCTATCTGCAGACCAGGGCTTTTTCTTTAAGCCCCCTGAGTCCATTACCAAGGATTTTCCTGATATTCCCATTACCCGCTCCTATGATGAGCTTCAAGTCATGCTTACCACTCTTCTGGCGAACTGA
- a CDS encoding homoserine dehydrogenase: MKTIHIGLLGFGVVGAGVAKLLKEKKDLLEARIGASLNLKTIADLDITTDRGVELTGTQLITDAVTVINDPDIDIIVELIGGKTIARDFILKTLENKKHVVTANKALLANFGNELVAVAGKNQVDLAFEASCGGCMPVIKSLRESLVANDIHGMCGILNGTCNYILSKMSQDGSLFEDALKKAQELGFAEAEPSLDVDGYDTAHKLAILSALAYGMEINLDDIHVEGIRNIGPADIGFAKDFGYTIKLLAIGKKHENHVEARVHPTMIHNSNPLSHVDHSMNAIAIDADATGRTMLYGHGAGMMPTASAVLSDIADIARNIIAGTRRRVPTLGYPEENIQKIPILPMAQLSTRYYLRFEAQDHPGVLSTISGILGENDISIKSVHQKGRNANGQVPIVMLTHLAKESRIQAALAKIVQTDCVVGQPVLIRIEDDETE, from the coding sequence ATGAAAACAATCCATATCGGCCTACTTGGATTCGGTGTAGTAGGGGCAGGCGTGGCAAAATTGCTCAAGGAGAAAAAAGACTTGCTTGAAGCCCGGATCGGTGCCAGTCTGAATCTGAAAACCATTGCTGACCTTGATATTACAACGGACCGGGGTGTTGAATTGACAGGCACCCAATTAATAACCGATGCTGTAACGGTTATCAATGACCCTGACATTGACATTATTGTGGAGCTTATCGGCGGGAAAACCATAGCCAGGGATTTCATCCTTAAGACCCTTGAAAATAAAAAACATGTGGTGACTGCAAACAAGGCGCTTCTGGCAAATTTTGGTAATGAGCTGGTCGCCGTTGCCGGAAAAAATCAGGTGGATTTGGCTTTTGAAGCCTCCTGCGGGGGATGTATGCCCGTCATCAAAAGCCTGCGGGAATCTTTGGTCGCCAATGACATCCATGGCATGTGCGGAATCCTTAACGGTACCTGCAATTATATCTTAAGCAAGATGTCCCAGGATGGCTCTCTATTTGAGGATGCCCTAAAAAAGGCACAGGAGCTGGGTTTTGCCGAGGCTGAACCATCACTGGATGTGGATGGATATGATACGGCCCATAAACTTGCCATCTTAAGTGCCCTGGCCTATGGTATGGAAATCAACCTTGATGATATTCATGTGGAAGGTATCCGGAACATAGGTCCGGCTGATATCGGGTTTGCAAAAGATTTTGGTTATACCATTAAACTGCTTGCCATCGGGAAAAAACATGAGAACCATGTTGAAGCCCGGGTGCATCCCACCATGATTCACAACTCCAATCCGTTGTCTCATGTGGATCACTCCATGAATGCCATTGCCATTGATGCAGACGCCACCGGCAGAACCATGCTTTACGGTCACGGTGCAGGCATGATGCCCACAGCCTCCGCTGTACTCTCGGATATTGCTGATATTGCCAGGAATATCATTGCCGGCACCCGGCGCAGGGTTCCTACCCTTGGATATCCCGAGGAAAATATTCAAAAAATACCAATTCTACCCATGGCGCAGTTGTCCACCCGGTATTATCTGCGCTTTGAAGCCCAGGATCATCCGGGTGTTCTATCCACCATTTCAGGAATTCTAGGTGAAAACGATATCAGTATTAAATCTGTTCATCAAAAAGGGCGCAATGCCAATGGGCAGGTGCCCATTGTGATGCTGACTCACCTGGCCAAGGAAAGCAGGATTCAGGCGGCCCTTGCTAAAATTGTTCAAACCGACTGCGTGGTGGGACAACCCGTTCTTATCCGTATTGAAGATGATGAGACTGAGTAG
- the purM gene encoding phosphoribosylformylglycinamidine cyclo-ligase — MNDSLTYADSGVDIDKATRLVDRIKDIAKSTPRTGVMGEIGGFGGLFSLNLANISNPVLVSSTDGVGTKLKIAFQMDKHDTIGIDLVAMCVNDIIVQGAKPLFFLDYLAMGKLDNSVAEKIIRGIAEGCTEAGCALIGGETAEMPGMYQGGEYDLSGFSVGIVDNNKIIDGSYIRPGHKLIGIASSGVHSNGFSLVRKVFFDKCGYDVNTRLADLDTTLGEELLKPTIIYVSTILSLLRDLPIHGLVHITGGGIDENIIRVIPQTCKAVIHKGSWQIPPIFNIIQREGNVPEHDMHRTFNNGVGMVMVVPEKSAQEVMDRLVAMDEKAYFIGEILERENHETQTQYV; from the coding sequence ATGAATGACTCTTTAACATATGCGGATTCCGGCGTTGATATTGATAAAGCCACCCGGCTGGTGGACCGGATAAAAGACATAGCCAAATCTACCCCACGTACCGGTGTTATGGGTGAAATCGGTGGTTTCGGCGGACTTTTTTCCCTAAACCTGGCCAATATTTCCAACCCGGTGCTGGTCAGCTCCACAGACGGGGTGGGTACCAAGCTGAAAATCGCATTCCAGATGGACAAACATGACACCATAGGTATAGACCTTGTGGCCATGTGCGTCAACGACATCATTGTCCAGGGAGCTAAGCCATTATTTTTTCTGGATTATCTTGCCATGGGAAAACTGGACAACAGTGTGGCTGAAAAAATTATTAGGGGTATTGCCGAAGGCTGCACAGAGGCTGGATGTGCGCTGATCGGCGGAGAAACCGCTGAAATGCCCGGCATGTACCAGGGTGGTGAATATGATCTGTCAGGTTTTTCCGTCGGTATCGTTGACAATAACAAAATCATCGACGGCTCCTACATTCGTCCCGGGCACAAACTTATCGGCATAGCCTCTTCAGGTGTTCACTCCAATGGCTTTTCTTTAGTGCGCAAGGTTTTTTTTGACAAATGCGGGTATGACGTCAATACCCGGCTGGCTGACTTGGATACCACCCTTGGGGAAGAACTGCTCAAACCCACCATCATCTATGTATCCACGATCTTAAGCCTGCTGCGTGACCTGCCTATTCACGGCCTGGTTCATATCACAGGCGGCGGCATAGATGAAAACATCATCCGGGTCATCCCCCAGACATGCAAGGCCGTCATCCACAAAGGGTCATGGCAGATTCCCCCAATATTCAACATTATCCAGCGGGAAGGCAATGTGCCGGAACATGACATGCACCGGACATTTAACAACGGCGTCGGCATGGTGATGGTGGTCCCTGAAAAATCCGCCCAGGAGGTCATGGATAGACTGGTTGCCATGGACGAAAAAGCGTATTTTATCGGTGAAATCCTGGAAAGGGAAAACCACGAGACCCAGACCCAGTACGTCTGA
- the tsaD gene encoding tRNA (adenosine(37)-N6)-threonylcarbamoyltransferase complex transferase subunit TsaD gives MLILGIESSCDETAAAVVEDGVRIRSSVVASQVSTHAIYGGVVPELASRMHLEVIDPIVVQALAQAGVSLDDIDGIAATRGPGLIGALLVGFSYAKALAWARNLPLAGVNHLEAHICSLQLLDNPPRFPFISLVVSGGHTNIYHVKGPGAFTLMGQTRDDAAGEAFDKVAKMMGLSYPGGPAIEALAKKGDPEKIKFPRSMLGKDNFDFSFSGLKSAVARHLHENPDMSENRPAHVAAGFQMAVIDVLSTKLLAAARDRNCSSIGIAGGVSANRTFVNTLSERAGQHQIKVFYPPLSLCGDNAAMIAARGWEMIRDNQVCGLGDDVYSRVKF, from the coding sequence ATGCTCATTCTCGGGATCGAATCCTCCTGCGACGAAACGGCAGCTGCCGTCGTTGAAGACGGTGTGCGTATTCGCTCTTCTGTTGTGGCCTCCCAGGTATCCACCCATGCCATTTACGGCGGCGTAGTGCCTGAACTTGCATCGCGCATGCACCTTGAAGTCATAGATCCGATTGTGGTTCAGGCCCTGGCACAAGCCGGTGTGAGCTTAGATGACATTGACGGCATTGCCGCCACCCGGGGTCCGGGACTGATAGGCGCTCTTCTGGTGGGGTTTTCCTATGCCAAGGCCCTGGCCTGGGCACGGAACCTGCCGTTGGCCGGTGTTAACCATCTTGAAGCCCATATCTGCTCTTTACAACTTTTGGACAATCCCCCCAGGTTCCCATTCATTTCCCTTGTGGTGTCAGGCGGACACACCAATATTTATCATGTCAAAGGCCCCGGCGCATTCACCCTTATGGGCCAAACACGGGATGATGCGGCAGGAGAAGCCTTTGACAAGGTGGCCAAAATGATGGGGTTAAGCTATCCGGGCGGACCTGCCATTGAAGCTTTGGCAAAAAAAGGGGACCCTGAAAAAATCAAATTTCCCCGAAGCATGCTTGGGAAAGACAACTTTGACTTCAGTTTCAGCGGACTTAAATCCGCGGTCGCCAGGCACCTGCATGAAAACCCTGATATGAGCGAAAACCGACCTGCCCATGTGGCAGCCGGATTCCAAATGGCTGTCATTGATGTGCTCTCCACCAAACTGCTTGCTGCAGCCAGGGATAGAAACTGTTCAAGCATAGGTATTGCGGGCGGGGTATCCGCCAACCGCACCTTTGTCAACACCCTTTCTGAAAGGGCCGGCCAGCATCAAATAAAAGTGTTTTATCCCCCCTTGTCCCTGTGCGGAGATAATGCGGCCATGATTGCAGCCAGGGGCTGGGAAATGATACGGGACAACCAGGTTTGCGGCCTTGGCGATGATGTGTATTCCCGGGTAAAATTTTAA
- the nagZ gene encoding beta-N-acetylhexosaminidase, giving the protein MTQFDFKSLSDLAGQRLIFGFEGQSLNSELKYLIKEYRVGGIILFRSNIESADQLRRLCMNARKYALDQGLPNLFVAVDQEGGQVARLRKPFTEFPGNPHIKTIDDAREFARITASELSDMGINMNMAPVMDVAPPDVDSIMKDRVFSGGANRVSRLGTAVIQGLQKGGVMAVAKHFPGIGRTLKDSHFFLPELNAELSDLKQTDLVPFEAAKKAQVSGIMLSHILYPKLDPDWQASLSKTIAYDLLRQDMEYQGLVMTDDLDMKAISHDMDTCIHRILIAQIDMALVCHAGPNITEAREAMMRYLEKDGELFESGCACVKRILAAKERFLV; this is encoded by the coding sequence ATGACTCAATTTGATTTTAAATCATTATCGGATCTGGCCGGCCAGCGTTTGATTTTCGGGTTTGAGGGTCAGAGCCTTAATTCTGAATTAAAATATCTGATAAAGGAATACAGGGTCGGGGGGATTATCCTGTTCCGGTCCAATATTGAATCTGCAGACCAGTTGCGCCGTTTGTGTATGAATGCCCGAAAATATGCACTGGATCAAGGTTTGCCGAATTTGTTTGTTGCCGTGGACCAGGAAGGTGGCCAGGTGGCAAGACTGCGAAAACCCTTTACTGAATTTCCCGGCAATCCCCATATCAAGACCATTGATGATGCCCGTGAATTTGCCCGGATTACAGCATCAGAGCTTTCTGACATGGGTATTAACATGAATATGGCTCCGGTTATGGATGTAGCGCCGCCGGATGTGGATTCCATCATGAAAGACCGGGTGTTTTCAGGGGGGGCAAACCGTGTGTCCCGACTGGGTACTGCGGTGATCCAGGGGCTTCAAAAGGGTGGGGTCATGGCTGTGGCCAAACATTTTCCCGGTATTGGCAGAACACTAAAAGATTCCCATTTTTTTCTGCCTGAACTGAATGCGGAACTGTCCGATTTAAAACAGACAGATTTGGTCCCTTTTGAAGCTGCAAAAAAAGCACAGGTTTCAGGGATTATGCTGTCCCATATTTTGTATCCAAAACTGGATCCGGACTGGCAGGCCAGTCTGTCAAAGACCATTGCATACGATCTATTGCGACAGGATATGGAATACCAGGGCCTTGTCATGACCGACGATCTTGATATGAAGGCCATCAGTCACGATATGGATACCTGTATTCACAGGATCTTGATTGCACAAATCGACATGGCGCTTGTATGCCACGCCGGACCCAATATCACCGAAGCCAGAGAGGCGATGATGCGATATCTTGAAAAGGACGGGGAGCTGTTTGAATCGGGTTGCGCTTGTGTGAAAAGGATTTTAGCGGCAAAGGAAAGGTTTCTTGTTTAA
- a CDS encoding DNA integrity scanning protein DisA nucleotide-binding domain protein, with the protein MNLDSFKKLCIANILNGVSDGLRKYSNPSRVALLFAPGADDPVQIFDPQDLLFGHETVLEEIFVIHEDRWRQHIGEQIENQPKGYLIPQENLDLSGLIVFAGASSDFFYQVWFTEHHPDICSIKPTEKWLEQAACLLAHDYTSGNPPINCSDYVVKNYALQAIADYMVDERNSHLGYDTKIQIPTILDHILSISKTREEGSWARGHLFFTDPVNIDTIDFLTMFQRNERPVISNIKHIRKLLVSVERSNRKLVSDGNYVVGITLAPVPEYAIVADFRGDHGFLSLGTQKIASFCDGNFYSTTRENKLVELEELLLDSQLDIEAAGTLFSIVSGLIHKAGHSHYGSTVVIDMNEVPLVLSGHVLDPPLTLMDRDNYDLASAFMRIDGAVQITPDAKIRGFGCLLDGQSVTWENMARGARYNSALRFSATTSKVIVIVVSADRPISIIYNGIELNGISRWKPIYQYMPEILTLKEHLHGVQI; encoded by the coding sequence ATGAACCTGGACTCTTTCAAGAAATTGTGTATTGCAAATATCCTTAACGGGGTGTCTGACGGGTTGCGCAAATATTCAAATCCCAGCCGCGTTGCCCTGCTGTTTGCTCCGGGGGCGGATGATCCGGTTCAGATATTTGACCCCCAGGATCTTTTGTTCGGGCATGAAACCGTGCTTGAGGAAATATTTGTTATTCACGAAGACCGTTGGCGGCAGCATATCGGAGAGCAGATTGAAAATCAGCCCAAAGGTTATCTTATCCCCCAGGAAAATTTGGACTTGTCAGGGCTTATTGTGTTTGCAGGCGCAAGTAGTGACTTTTTTTACCAGGTCTGGTTCACCGAGCACCATCCTGACATATGTTCCATCAAACCGACAGAAAAGTGGCTGGAACAGGCTGCTTGCCTGCTTGCCCATGATTATACCTCGGGTAATCCGCCTATCAACTGTTCGGATTATGTGGTTAAGAACTATGCGCTCCAGGCCATAGCCGATTACATGGTGGATGAGCGCAACAGTCATCTCGGGTATGATACTAAAATTCAGATACCCACGATCCTAGACCATATTCTTTCCATTTCAAAAACTAGGGAAGAGGGGTCCTGGGCAAGGGGGCATCTTTTTTTTACGGACCCGGTCAATATCGACACCATTGATTTTTTGACCATGTTCCAGCGTAATGAAAGGCCGGTCATTTCAAATATCAAACACATCAGAAAACTTCTTGTCAGTGTAGAGCGTTCAAATCGTAAACTGGTTTCCGACGGCAATTATGTTGTGGGGATCACATTAGCCCCTGTGCCCGAGTATGCTATTGTTGCCGATTTCAGGGGCGATCACGGTTTTTTGAGTCTGGGTACCCAGAAAATAGCCTCATTTTGTGACGGCAATTTTTATTCCACCACCAGGGAAAACAAGCTGGTGGAGTTGGAGGAATTGCTTTTGGATTCACAGCTTGATATCGAAGCTGCCGGCACCTTGTTCAGTATCGTTTCCGGGTTGATACACAAGGCAGGACATTCACATTACGGCAGTACCGTGGTGATTGATATGAACGAAGTCCCACTGGTGCTGTCCGGCCATGTGCTGGATCCGCCTTTAACTCTTATGGATCGTGATAATTATGACCTGGCTTCGGCATTCATGCGCATTGACGGGGCAGTTCAAATAACACCGGATGCTAAAATTCGCGGATTTGGCTGTCTTCTGGACGGGCAGTCCGTTACCTGGGAAAATATGGCCCGGGGTGCCAGATACAACTCGGCATTGAGATTTTCCGCCACAACATCAAAAGTGATTGTGATTGTCGTTTCTGCCGACAGACCTATTTCAATCATATATAACGGCATTGAATTGAACGGAATATCCAGATGGAAACCCATTTATCAGTATATGCCGGAAATATTAACTCTTAAAGAGCATTTGCATGGTGTGCAGATATGA
- a CDS encoding TIGR04211 family SH3 domain-containing protein — protein MLKLFPRICAVVLIVIGITGLCRAQTAYVSDMLILTFRKGPGPNYPLISALKSDTPLTIIEESNGYLKVALSSGEQGWVDKNYVVTDLPKPMIIDQLKKENAALEEKIRALTEQADHAVMEQLKKENQVLIQNLETLKSQYTALKAASATDTLEENKRLKTQNTSLPDTLAQQKGNYEFMFKTGMIKWFLAGVGVLLLGWVIGLSVSSRQGGSSSLLD, from the coding sequence ATGCTAAAACTATTTCCACGAATTTGTGCGGTTGTTCTAATTGTTATCGGGATCACAGGGTTATGCCGCGCCCAGACCGCTTATGTCTCTGATATGCTCATTCTTACATTCAGGAAGGGACCCGGCCCCAACTACCCTTTGATCTCCGCTTTAAAAAGCGATACCCCTTTAACCATAATTGAAGAAAGCAACGGCTACCTTAAGGTGGCACTTTCATCCGGGGAGCAGGGATGGGTCGACAAAAATTATGTTGTAACCGATCTACCCAAACCAATGATCATAGACCAGTTAAAAAAAGAAAATGCCGCCCTTGAAGAAAAAATCAGGGCATTGACGGAACAGGCAGACCACGCCGTCATGGAGCAGCTGAAAAAAGAGAACCAGGTCCTGATTCAAAACCTTGAAACCTTAAAGTCACAATATACTGCGCTTAAGGCTGCCTCTGCCACCGATACGTTAGAAGAGAACAAACGCCTTAAAACCCAGAACACATCTTTGCCGGACACACTTGCCCAGCAAAAGGGTAACTACGAATTCATGTTTAAAACCGGCATGATTAAATGGTTTCTGGCCGGTGTGGGCGTGCTTCTCCTTGGCTGGGTTATAGGTCTGAGTGTATCTTCCAGGCAGGGTGGCTCAAGCTCATTGCTGGACTGA
- a CDS encoding TolC family protein, translating into MLKINKIHLFVLVSLLLLFGFSAQAFCKPSYTLKQLCRIANKNAESIQIAREQTYIAEQDKKRAQSVLIPAATLYASYLNYKNDDYYTPDVNTLGGKLTQSFTLNGRELIAYDISKKDIEKAKYSEQNIRTDYIFQVAQAYIQALNLKRLVEVADAEVERLTTYTDSINEKLRVGSVTKTAIYRARAELSKAKTDQIVAINNVQTAKAGIVRLTGIEDQFSIASGDIKEIENFSITLEEIKLKALENRYEIKEGKKGVEIARRSIAYEKGDYWPRFEIEGGYREKDITYDTGNGAQGGYDTAEAYIQAQLVVTLYDGGLRSAQVRQAMAKYRQAMQALANEEKAIILESKQSFLEFNTSKATLINLADEVKSAEENFNAVQMQFKYGMADSIDIMDANTLLVEAQRRISNARSSFYLSILKIIYTQGDILYYFLNKK; encoded by the coding sequence ATGTTAAAGATAAACAAGATTCATCTCTTCGTTCTGGTATCATTGTTACTGCTTTTCGGATTTTCAGCACAAGCTTTTTGCAAGCCGTCATATACCCTGAAACAATTATGCCGAATCGCCAATAAAAATGCAGAAAGCATCCAGATTGCCAGGGAGCAGACCTATATTGCCGAACAGGATAAAAAACGTGCCCAGTCCGTGCTTATTCCTGCAGCTACGCTATACGCCAGTTACCTGAATTATAAAAACGACGACTATTACACGCCTGATGTAAATACCTTAGGCGGCAAACTCACCCAGTCATTTACCCTGAACGGCAGGGAACTGATCGCCTATGATATCAGTAAAAAAGATATTGAAAAGGCAAAATATTCAGAACAAAACATTAGAACTGATTACATTTTCCAGGTGGCTCAGGCCTATATCCAGGCATTGAATTTGAAACGTCTGGTGGAGGTGGCGGATGCCGAAGTTGAGCGCTTGACCACATACACAGATTCGATAAATGAAAAACTTAGGGTGGGTAGTGTGACAAAAACAGCGATTTACAGGGCCCGGGCTGAATTGTCAAAGGCTAAAACCGATCAGATTGTGGCGATCAATAATGTTCAGACAGCCAAGGCAGGTATTGTCAGGCTCACCGGTATCGAAGACCAGTTCTCCATTGCATCGGGGGATATCAAAGAGATTGAAAATTTTTCAATCACCCTTGAAGAGATAAAATTAAAGGCCCTTGAAAACCGTTATGAAATCAAGGAAGGTAAAAAGGGGGTTGAAATTGCCCGGCGAAGCATAGCCTATGAAAAAGGTGACTATTGGCCCCGTTTTGAGATTGAAGGCGGCTACCGGGAAAAAGATATCACCTATGATACAGGAAACGGGGCACAAGGCGGATATGATACCGCAGAGGCATATATCCAGGCCCAGCTGGTCGTTACCCTGTATGACGGCGGATTGCGAAGTGCTCAGGTACGCCAGGCCATGGCAAAGTATCGCCAGGCCATGCAGGCACTTGCCAATGAAGAAAAGGCCATAATCCTTGAATCAAAGCAATCCTTTCTGGAATTTAACACCTCAAAAGCGACCCTGATCAACCTTGCTGATGAAGTGAAATCTGCCGAAGAAAATTTCAACGCCGTTCAAATGCAATTCAAATACGGCATGGCTGACAGTATAGATATCATGGATGCCAATACGTTGCTTGTTGAGGCCCAGCGGCGCATATCCAATGCCCGTTCCTCCTTTTATCTGTCCATTTTGAAAATTATTTACACCCAGGGGGATATCCTATATTATTTTTTAAACAAAAAATAA
- a CDS encoding hotdog domain-containing protein, protein MDIITHQLIDNELCGTPVMVETGKSRVEYTTTPRMATDDSGLVHGGFIFGLADYAAMLAVNHPNVVLGGADVKFLKPVKAGESVCAEASVSSVSGKKQMVGVVVKREDEVVFKGDFSCFILEKHVLE, encoded by the coding sequence ATGGATATCATAACCCATCAATTAATAGACAATGAATTGTGCGGAACGCCGGTCATGGTTGAAACCGGTAAGAGCCGTGTGGAATATACGACTACGCCCAGAATGGCGACAGATGACTCAGGGCTGGTGCATGGCGGATTTATTTTCGGACTTGCCGACTATGCGGCTATGCTTGCAGTGAATCATCCCAATGTTGTGCTTGGCGGAGCGGATGTTAAATTCCTGAAACCTGTCAAAGCAGGGGAATCGGTCTGTGCCGAGGCTAGTGTATCATCCGTGTCAGGTAAAAAACAGATGGTCGGTGTTGTGGTTAAACGTGAAGATGAAGTGGTTTTCAAAGGGGATTTTTCCTGTTTTATCCTGGAAAAACATGTCCTTGAATAA